CCACGCGGGGCCGGAGCGCCTCTCGCCGCCAGGGCCTCGGAGCGCCTCCACCACCCCTGAGCCCCTCCGGCCTCAGAGCCCCCTAGCACCCCTCTTCCCGGGTCCCCTCGCCCACCCTAATCCACTCTCCCGCCCTTTCCCGGATTCCCTTGCTCACCCCATCGTCTCTCCCGCCCCTTCCTGGATTCCCTCACCAGTCTCGATCCCCTCTCCGCCCTTTCCCAGAGCCCCCAGAGCCCTTGACCCCCCGCGCCCTCCCCGGAGCCCCCCGCGCGTGCCGCGACCATGGCGGCCGTGCGCGGGGCGCCCCTGCTTGGCTGCCTCTTGGCGTTGCTGGCCCTGTGCCCCGGAGGGCGCCCGCAGACGGTGCTGACCGACGACGAGATCGAGGAGTTCCTCGAGGGCTTCCTGTCAGAGCTAGGACCTGAGCCCCGGGAGGACGACATGGAGGCCCCGCCGCCTCCCGAGCCCACCCCGCGGGTCCGAAAAGCCCAGGCGGGGGGCAAGCCCGGGGCGCGGCCGGGGGCGGCCGCAGAAGGTAAGAACCCGGGGCAGGGCGGGGGCGTGGGGGGTTGGCATCTCAGGTGGGAACCGGGGGATTCGGCAGGGTCTGGCCACTCCCCAGTCGGCCCGGGGAGGAATGGCTGTCTTACTAATGCGCACGCGAGCCCAGATGCCTGGAGGGACCCTGTGCCAGGCCAAGGTCAGCGCTGGCCTGTAGGCACATCCAGCACCCGGGCGGCAGAGCCACTTTTGGGGGCCGGTGGCTCTAGGGTTGGTGCTGTGGTTGAACAGGTCGCTCATCCCCATTCCTCCAGTATGCGACAGGGACTAGGCTTGAGCCACAGGGGACTGTGCTGTGTCACCCCCTGCCATACTAATGGATCCACTCTGCCTGTTGGTGGCACAGCTTCAGGtcatccctccctcctgcctttgccttccTACTCCAGGAGGACTCACGTAGGTGAGAAGGTTGTTGAAGACCCCTTTTCCCACAGGGCTTCAGGTGGCGGTGAGCAGTGGGTGGTCCTGCATTAGTACGGGAATTAGATGAGGTGATGCATCACTGAAGCATTTAACCCATGGCCTCTTGCATAATCGGTTGTCAGTAAATCTTAGCTGTTTTCATCGTGGCCCTCTGGAAGGTGGCAGAGGGTCTTGTGATCCTTCTCTCCCAGGAGATTCCAAGGCACCATCCAACATTCCTGATGTCAGCAGCCCCTCCTCTGCCACCCCAGCTCTAGATCTTTCCTGGCTGCTTCCCACACCCTGGGCTCCCTGTGCCCCTCCTGCCTCTGGTTCTCCTTCCAGGCTTGCTCTCCCGGCTCTGGGGAACCACTCTAGCAGCCCTGTGTCCCCTGGCTGTCTGCATTGGATAGCTTTCCTGTGTTTCTGCCAAACTTCCCTCATGCTCCCCACCTCTCATCAGGTTCTCAACAGCACTTGCAGCTCCTGCTTAGGGTCCTGATTCCCCATGGGAATCCTCACAACCAGTCCCGGCTCCCTCTCCCAGACTCTGAAATGAGTGAGCAGCCACAAGCTCCCTACCTGTCCTTTCTGTCCTGTGTGTGATCCCTGAACTGCCCAGGACTCCCTATCCTTCTAACCAATTCCAAATCCCTTACTTCTCGAAAGGGGACCACTTCCTCTTCTTTGGGCTTCAATACTCAGCCAAGTCCAGGTCCCTGCCCAGATGTCCCTGGGCTCTGAGCCCATGGAGTTCCCCCCTGCCTTCTCCTGCTGGGGGCAGCTTTGTGGTAGGGCCTCCAGCAGCACAGTAGGTGCTTTTCTCTGAAGCTTTTCTTGCCCTGTAGGAGACCCGGGGAAGGTCCTGGGTCCATGTCCCTTCCTTTGTATGGCAGTTGGCAGGGATGACCAGATGCTCCTCCAGGCCTGAATGGCTCAGTCACCTCTCTGCCCCTTCTGTGCCCAGCACAGAATAGTGGAGTGGATAGTAAGGAGCCCCTGTTGAGGTTTTGGCAGGTGGGGGGATGAGGGCCTCCCCCTGGGAACTGGGCACCCTATGCTCAGTCTTTAGAGAGATTGAGATTGGTGGTCACAGACCCAGACTTGCAGACAGAAAACCCGGGTCCGGATCCCAGTTTGCcacttgggcaagtgacttaacctctcagTTTGTTGATCCGCACCGGGAACTGACAAGAGTCCCTGTGCCCAGGTTCTGGGCATCTAGAGAGGGGCCTCATGGGGGCACAGAGCTGGCTCTGTTCATTTGACACGAGTCTGCGTCTTGGACAGTGCCTCCGGAAAAGACCAAAGACAAAGggaagaaaggcaagaaagaCAAAGGCCCCAAGGTGCCCAAGGAGTCCCTGGAGGGGTCCCCCAAGCCGCccaagaaggggaaggagaagccaCCCAAGGCCACCAAGAAGCCCAAGGAGAAGCCACCTAAGGCCACCAAGAAGCCCAAGGAGAAGCCACCCAAGGCCACCAAGAAGCCCAAGGAGAAGCCACCCAAGGCCACCAAGAAGCCCCCGTCAGGGAAGAGGCCCCCCACTCTGGCTCCCTCAGAAACCCTGGAGTGgccactgcccccaccccccagccctggccccgAGGAGCTACCCCAGGAGGGAGGTTTGTGCCCGGCTCCTCTGGGGTGATGGGACTCTGACTGCCTGCTCTGGTGGAGGCAGGGAGTGGGAGGCAGGTTTATGGAGCCCTGTTTCCTATAGACCTTCAGCTCCCCACTGATGGGACCTCACTTTTGCTGTAAATTTCACAATTTGATTGGTGGGCTCCCTCAGTGCTGTAGCCTCTTTTGGGTAGGGAGAGGGCTTGGCAGCCTTGTGGGTGGGACCTCTGTCCTCAGGTCCCTGCCCAGATGTCCTTGGGCTCTGAGCCCATGGAGTTCCCCCCTGCCTTCTCCTGCTGGGTGCGGCTTTGTGGTAGGGCCTCCAGCAGCACAGTAGGTTCCCCAAAAGGTGGGCCCAGCTTTCTGGCCCCATGAGATGCCAGCAGGATGCTGAAGGCCAGAGGACCTCAGTCCTCTTTGGAGTGAGCTCGGCCTCAGTAGGGTGTCCACAGGCTGTGTGTGGGCTCTGTGGGTGGCTGGTGGCCTGAGGCTCCCAAAGTGGTCAGAGCAGGCCTCCCGTCCACCTGCTTCTGGAACTCCTGTGTTGCAGGGGGGCCCCTCCCAAATAACTGGCAGAATCCAGGAGAGGAGACCCGTGTGGAGGCACGGGAGCACCAGCCTGGTGAGTGGCCGTTGTCTGCCTGGCCTCAGGGCCAGCTGCCCTGGCTGGTCGGACTGAGGGCTTCCCCAGAGTGGGCCTGGGTGGGGTTGTCAGGCAGCTACCAGCGCTTTCCCCTCAGAGCCGGAGGAGGAGACTGAGCTACCCACACTGGACTACAATGACCAGATCGAGAGGGAGGACTATGAGGACTGTGAGTAGGGCCCTGCCAGCCCCGCCTGGGTCGGACCCCTGGCCTGGGGGATGCGCGGATGGGCCCATCCCAGCCTTGGGCCCCACTCAGAGCCGGCCTCCCCCTCAGTTGAGTACATTCGGCGCCAGAAGCAGCCCAGGCCACCCCCAAGCAGAAGGAGGAGGCCCGAGCGGGTCTGGCCAGAGCCCCCTGAGGAGAAAGCCCCAGCCCCAGCGCCGGCCCCGGAGGAGAGGATTGGTAGGATGGGGGGCAGGAGAGGGGGTGCTCTGGCCACGGGTGCTCTGGCCCTCTCCTAACCTACCTGCCTCTCCAGAGCCGCCTGTGAAGCCTCTTCTGCCCCTGCTGCCCCCTGACTATGGTGATGGCTACGTGATCCCCAATTATGATGACAGTGAGTACCCAGCACCCCAGAGTCTGAGGGACATAGGCAGGTGGGGGTCGGGGGTGTGGTCAGGAGCCAGCTGGGGCGACTCACCCACCTTGCAACCCTACCTGTGCCTGTGGTTACCTCGCTGCCCCTGCTGTCCCTGGGTGCCCACCCCAGCCGCTGCCCAGTCTCCTCTGCCCTCAGGCTGGTCTTTCCTTGGCCACTTCCCTGGTTCCTGCTTGGCTGTGGCCCCCACTGGAGTGTCCCTAGGCACACACTCTGCCCTCTCACCCATGTGGGCTCCAGCCCTCCCAGTCCGGTGCTCTGGCTTCCTGCTGGCTCGTGGCCACCACCCCACTCTCTTCAGGGAGCTCAAGGGCTTTTACCTCCCCCTTGCTCATGCCCCTGCATCTCTGGAGCCCTcaggttcccttttctcctggGCGGCAGCCTGCGCATTGCCACTTCCCTGCCTCCAGTTCCCCATCAGTGCCTCCAATGTCCCCCCATCTCATCCCCCAGCCTGCAACCCCAGGCACAGGTGCCAGTTGTCCCTCCAGGCCTTTCCCATGCCCTGGGCCTCGAGTCCTTTCACCAGGCCAGATGCTCCTGGGAGACCTGGCTGGTGACTTCAGCAGGGTCTTGCTTAGCTGCCCCCTGAGCTCGGGCTGCTCCTGACTCCTGCAGGACCCTCTCTCCCCACTCAGCTGTCCCCCATCTCCCGTCTTCCTCCCCTCTGGCGTGGTCCTGCCCTGCTGAGCTCCTGTGGACCCAGGAGCTGCGGCCCCGCAGCAGGGTCAGGGCGGCCTCAGCTGGCTCTCCCTCCCCGCAGTGGACTATTACTTTGGGCCTCCTCCACCCCAGAAGCCCGATGCTGAGCGCCAGACGGACGAAGAGAAGGAGGAGCTGAGTGAGTGGGACCAAGCACTTCCTGCACCAGGCCTGCCCTGAAGGCCACCTGGGGCCTGCCTGACCCATCCCACGTGGCCCCCAAATTCCAGAGCCAGGCTGACTGGGCCCTCCTACCTTGTACCTTCCAGAGAAACCCAAAAAGGAGGATGGCAGGCCCAAGGAGGAGACCGACAAGTGGGCAGTGGAGAAGGGCAAGGACCATAAAGGTGTGTGACTGGGGCTCGGGGCCTGGGTCCCTGTGGGGCAACATCTGGACTCCTGATTGCCTCCCAGGCCTTCGGTGCCATGTCCTCCCTTCATTGTCCCTAGAGCCCCGAAAGGgcgaggaggtggaggaggagtgGACGCCTACAGAGAAAGTCAGTAAGTGGGGGGCCCAGGGGGGTAAGGGTGGGGGCCACAGGATGGGGGTGCTGGGACAAGTGACTGGCCCAAGGCCACAAACAGGACCCAGGCCCCTGAAACCCTTTCCTACTCTTAGATTCTTGGGACCCAGAACGGAGGGGCCCCGGGAGCCCAGGACAGCCTCACTTGGCTGCCCCAGCCCTGGACCCCAGGCTGGCCTACTTCAGGAGGGTGGCAGCTCCCCAGGGCCCCTAGCGGCTGGGCATGGTAGGGGGAGGACCTGAGGCCTTGGTGGGGAGTGAGGACCTCAGCTACCTTCACAGGTGTCCCTACAGGGCCATTGTGCAGACGGTCCCCATCTGTAGCTGCGCCCTGGGGGAGTTCTGTGATTTCACGTGTGTCCCCTGAGAGCTGGGCATGGTCAGCCCATTCTCCAGATGGggcagctgaggcccagggaggggaagCACAGGCTGGGATTGGAAGCAGCTCCTGGCCTAGCTTTGAGTCAATTCCAAGTGGGCTGGTGCAGGGCACCAGGGAGCCACCAGCCAACCAGAGCTGCCCTCTGACTGGTGTCCCCGATGTGCCGGGAGTGGGCTTTGGGCTCCTTGGTTCTGGGTTTGGTGGTGGGAAGGATGGAGCTAGTGAGCCACCAGTCTGGGGTACGCGTCCTCAGAGTGTCCCCCCATTGGGATGGAGTCACACCGTATCGAGGACAACCAGATCCGAGCCTCCTCCATGCTGCGCCACGGCCTGGGGGCACAGCGCGGCCGGCTCAACATGCAGGTGGGCATTGGGATGGGCCCATCTCCCAACTGGGATGATGGACTCCTCTGCCGATGCTCAGCCTCCCCTGCCCCCTGGACAGGCCGGTGCCACCGAGGACGACTACTATGATGGCGCATGGTGTGCCGAGGACGATGCCAGGACCCAGTGGATAGAGGTGGACACCAGGAGGACTACCCGGTTCACAGGCGTCATCACCCAGGGCCGAGACTCCAGCATCCAGTGCGTGGCCAGGCTCATGGGTAGTTGGCAGGGGGGAGTGGCTCCATAGGCATGGCTTTGTGTCCCATTAAGGAGATTCCAGTGGGCCCTTCTTTGGCCCAGCCAAAGAAGGCCAAAAAGATCAGTGAGGGGCTGACCCTGCCCATCCCCACTCCTCAGCCATGGTCAGTCAGCTCCTGTGTCCTGATGAGCACATGAGTTTAGGGACAGACCACCTGCCCATGGCTATGTGACAGGCACAGGACCCAGGCTCAACACCTGGGCTGTGCACCACCGCCCTGCTAGCTCTTCAATTCCTGGGACTCAGAAGAGGGAGGCTCAGGCCACCTGAGGGCCTGGGAAGGGGAAGATCCTTGCTGTGACCACTGTCCACTCCACAGTGACGATTTTGTGACCACCTTCTTCGTGGGCTTCAGCAACGACAGCCAGACGTGGGTGATGTACACCAACGGCTATGAGGAAATGGTGGGCACCATGCCCAGGCTCCTGGCTCTGCTCCCATTGTCTGGGCGGGGGGCGGGCTCTCAGAGGGGTTGGCAGTACTGCTCTGAGGCCTGCCTCTCCCCAGACCTTTCATGGGAACGTGGACAAGGACACACCCGTGCTGAGTGAGCTCCCAGAGCCGGTGGTGGCTCGTTTCATCCGCATCTACCCACTCACCTGGAATGGCAGCCTGTGCATGCGCCTGGAGGTGCTGGGGTGCCCTGTGGCCCGTGAGTGTGGAGGGCTGGCAGGGGCTCGGAGGGGAGGTGGGGTGCTAGGGTGGGCCACCCGGCACCCGGCTAAAGACAACCCCGCCTCCCTTGCAGCTGTCTACAGCTACTATGCACAGAACGAGGTGGTGGCCACCGATGACCTGGATTTCCGGCACCACAGCTACAAGGACATGCGCCAGGTTGGGAACATCtaccctggggctgggggtgggaccTGTCTGTCTGACAGGGGAGTGTGTGCCTGGTGTCACAGGGCCCAGTCCCTACTGGTTCCAGGGACGCTGGCTGTCCCTCACCTTAGTAAGGAGGCCAGTACCTGGGGGCTGCCTGAAGGGGTCATGCCTGTCCCTTGCCATAGAGCAAGCCCTGGAAGTGGATGGAAGGGGCATGGTCAGCAGGGGGCGGATTGCGTGATTGATTCCATGTCCTCCCCCTCTGCCCCAGCTCATGAAGGTGGTGAATGAGGAGTGCCCCACCATCACCCGCActtacagcctgggcaaaagctCGCGAGGCCTCAAGATCTATGCCATGGAGATCTCAGACAACCCTGGGGAGCATGAACTGGGTGAGAGTCTGTGGGGGCCAGCAGCTGGCCTGCGCTGCTGGTGAGCAGAGTTCACCGCTTCCCGCCTGTTCTGGAGCCCCTCTGGGGATTCAGGCTTGTCTTACAGGGCCCTAGGAGCCCCAGCTGTCCCCCAGACCCTCAGGTGTGAGGTGGGTCTGGGTCCTTCCTCAGCTGCCCTGGGCCTTGGGAGACTGAGTGCTCACTGAGGCTCCTGCCCTTGCAGGGGAGCCCGAGTTCCGCTACACTGCTGGGATCCATGGCAACGAGGTGCTGGGCcgagagctgctgctgctgctcatgCAGTACCTGTGCCGCGAGTACCGCGATGGGAACCCGCGTGTGCGCAGCCTGGTGCAGGACACACGCATCCACCTGGTGCCCTCACTGAACCCTGATGGCTACGAGGTGGCAGCGCAGATGGTGGGTTGAGGGGTGAGGCTGGCCGGAGCCAGGCAGCCAGGGCTTGCGGGGGTGTGGGTGGCCCATGCCTACCCTGCTGGCTCTCGACAGGGCTCAGAGTTTGGGAACTGGGCGCTGGGATTGTGGACCGAGGAGGGCTTTGACATCTTTGAAGATTTCCCGGATCTCAACTCTGTGCTCTGGGGAGCTGAGGAGAGGAAATGGGTCCCCTACCGGGTCCCCAACAACAATTTGCCCATCCCTGAACGCTACCTTTCGCCAGATGCCACGGTGAGGCTGCAGCCTGGCtgagagggcaggagggagcagCTGGACCCTGGGGTCCTGGTGTTCTGGGCTTGGGGGTGGGGCTGACGGTGCCTGAGCTCCAGACGCTGAGGCTCTGGGGGTTGGGGGACAGGGGAGTGTGCGAGCACTGGTGTGAAGCTTCATGGAGGGTGATGGACTAGGTTGGGGATGGTGGCTAGAGGCTGCAGCCCTGGCTTCACATGTGCTGGCCACTCCAGGTATCCACAGAGGTCCGGGCCATCATTGCCTGGATGGAAAAGAACCCCTTCGTGCTGGGAGCAAATCTGAACGGCGGTGAGCGGCTAGTATCCTACCCCTACGACATGACCCGCACGCCTACCCAGGAGCAGCTGCTGGCCGCAGCCATGGCAGCCGCCCGCGGAGAGGATGAGGATGAGGTCTCTGAGGCCCAGGAGACCCCAGACCACGCCATCTTCCGCTGGCTCGCCATCTCCTTCGCCTCCGCCCACCTCACCTTGACCGAGCCCTATCGCGGAGGCTGCCAAGCCCAGGACTACACCGGCGGCATGGGCATCGTCAACGGGGCCAAGTGGAACCCCCGGTCCGGGAGTGAGTCAGCCTGGAAGGGGCTGTGGGCGGGGCCTAATCCGGAGAGGGGCTGACTTTGGGTCTGTGTCTGTCCCCGGCCAGCTATCAATGACTTCAGTTATCTGCATACCAACTGCCTGGAGCTCTCCTTCTACCTGGGCTGTGACAAGTTCCCTCATGAGAGTGAGCTGCCCCGCGAGTGGGAGAACAACAAGGAGGCGCTGCTCACCTTCATGGAGCAGGTGGGGTGGCCAGGGCAATGCCTGGGGAGAGGAGGCTGCAGAGATTCCTGGACGGGCGGGAGGGAGCAGCGGACCACATTGGACCTTCCTCAGGACCGACAGCCCTCACCTGCTTCCCCAGGTGCACCGCGGCATTAAGGGGGTGGTGACGGACGAGCAAGGCATCCCCATTGCCAACGCCACCATCTCTGTGAGTGGCATTAATCACGGCGTGAAGACAGGTACCTAGTGTGCACCTCTTTACCCCACCTTCCTGAGGGAGGACCCTGCCAGAGAGGATGGGGGCTTGGGGAACTCAGCGAGCAGGCAGAGTCTGGGGAGCCTGGGGGcggaaccagggaggcggagcctAGGGGCAGGACTGGGGAGGGCGGGGCCTAGGGGCAGGATTGAGTGGGAGGGTGGGGGCCTGGGAGGGGCGCTCTGGGGCAGCCGGATcgtcctccctcctccctccgcAGCCAGTGGTGGTGATTACTGGCGAATCTTGAACCCGGGTGAGTACCGCGTGACAGCCCACGCGGAGGGCTACACCCCGAGTGCCAAGACCTGTAATGTTGACTATGACATCGGGGCCACTCAGTGCAACTTCATCCTGGCTCGCTCCAACTGGAAGCGCATCCGGGAGATCATGGCCATGAACGGGAATCGGCCTATCCCACACATAGACCCATCGCGCCCTATGACCCCCCAGCAGCGACGCCTGCAGCAGCGGCGCCTACAGCACCGTCTGCGGCTTCGGGCACAGATGCGGCTGCGGCGCCTCAACGCCACCACCACCCTAGGCCCCCACACTGTGCCTTCCACGctgccccctgcccctgccaccaCCCTGAGCACTACCATAGAGCCCTGGGGCCTTGTACCCCCAACCACCGCTGGCTGGGAGGAGTCGGAGACTGAGACCTACACAGAGGTGGTGACAGAGTTTGGGACCGAGGTGGAGCCCGAGTTTGGGACCAAGGTGGAGCCCGAGTTTGAGACCCAGTTGGAGACTGAGTTTGAGACCCAGCTGGAGCCTGAGTTTGAGACCCAGCTGGAGCCTGAGtttgaggaagaggaagaggaggaggaggaggaggaagaggagatagCCACTGGCCAGGCATTCCCCTTCACAACAGTTGAGACCTACACAGTGAACTTTGGGGACTTCTGAGATCAGGGTCCTACCAAGGCCCCAGCCCAGCTCAAGCTACAGCAGTAGTACTTCCCAAGCCTGCTGACCACAGTCACATCACCCATCAGCACACGGAAGGCCCCTGGTGTGGACACTGAAAGGAAGGGCTGGTCCTGCCCCTTTGAGGGGGTGCAAACATGACCGGGACCTAAGAGCCAGAGGCTGTGTGGAGGCTCCTGCTCCACCTGCCAGTCTTGTAAGAGATGGGGTTGCTGCAGTGTTGTAGTAGTGGCAGAGGGAGGGAGCCGAGGTCACTCCAATAAAACAAGCTCATGGCACAGACTGCTCACATTCTGAGGGGtcagggatggggaggaggagggagaccGGCTGGTGGGTGCAGGGGCTATGGTCACTGTGGGTACCCCTGCAGGAGTCCTGTACCCAGACTGCCCAGGGCTCAAGGCTCGCATCAGCAAGTGCTCAGGCTTTATTTACAATGCCAACACTGCAGGGAATGAACAGCCTCCATCTGGGCCTCTCTGGTCAAAACCACCTTTTTGAGTCAGGGGCCCAGCC
The nucleotide sequence above comes from Macaca nemestrina isolate mMacNem1 chromosome 4, mMacNem.hap1, whole genome shotgun sequence. Encoded proteins:
- the LOC105494208 gene encoding adipocyte enhancer-binding protein 1 isoform X2, whose product is MAAVRGAPLLGCLLALLALCPGGRPQTVLTDDEIEEFLEGFLSELGPEPREDDMEAPPPPEPTPRVRKAQAGGKPGARPGAAAEVPPEKTKDKGKKGKKDKGPKVPKESLEGSPKPPKKGKEKPPKATKKPKEKPPKATKKPKEKPPKATKKPKEKPPKATKKPPSGKRPPTLAPSETLEWPLPPPPSPGPEELPQEGGGPLPNNWQNPGEETRVEAREHQPEPEEETELPTLDYNDQIEREDYEDFEYIRRQKQPRPPPSRRRRPERVWPEPPEEKAPAPAPAPEERIEPPVKPLLPLLPPDYGDGYVIPNYDDMDYYFGPPPPQKPDAERQTDEEKEELKKPKKEDGRPKEETDKWAVEKGKDHKEPRKGEEVEEEWTPTEKVKCPPIGMESHRIEDNQIRASSMLRHGLGAQRGRLNMQAGATEDDYYDGAWCAEDDARTQWIEVDTRRTTRFTGVITQGRDSSIHDDFVTTFFVGFSNDSQTWVMYTNGYEEMTFHGNVDKDTPVLSELPEPVVARFIRIYPLTWNGSLCMRLEVLGCPVAPVYSYYAQNEVVATDDLDFRHHSYKDMRQLMKVVNEECPTITRTYSLGKSSRGLKIYAMEISDNPGEHELGEPEFRYTAGIHGNEVLGRELLLLLMQYLCREYRDGNPRVRSLVQDTRIHLVPSLNPDGYEVAAQMGSEFGNWALGLWTEEGFDIFEDFPDLNSVLWGAEERKWVPYRVPNNNLPIPERYLSPDATVSTEVRAIIAWMEKNPFVLGANLNGGERLVSYPYDMTRTPTQEQLLAAAMAAARGEDEDEVSEAQETPDHAIFRWLAISFASAHLTLTEPYRGGCQAQDYTGGMGIVNGAKWNPRSGTINDFSYLHTNCLELSFYLGCDKFPHESELPREWENNKEALLTFMEQVHRGIKGVVTDEQGIPIANATISVSGINHGVKTASGGDYWRILNPGEYRVTAHAEGYTPSAKTCNVDYDIGATQCNFILARSNWKRIREIMAMNGNRPIPHIDPSRPMTPQQRRLQQRRLQHRLRLRAQMRLRRLNATTTLGPHTVPSTLPPAPATTLSTTIEPWGLVPPTTAGWEESETETYTEVVTEFGTEVEPEFGTKVEPEFETQLETEFETQLEPEFETQLEPEFEEEEEEEEEEEEEIATGQAFPFTTVETYTVNFGDF
- the LOC105494208 gene encoding adipocyte enhancer-binding protein 1 isoform X1, whose protein sequence is MAAVRGAPLLGCLLALLALCPGGRPQTVLTDDEIEEFLEGFLSELGPEPREDDMEAPPPPEPTPRVRKAQAGGKPGARPGAAAEASGHPSLLPLPSYSRRTHVVPPEKTKDKGKKGKKDKGPKVPKESLEGSPKPPKKGKEKPPKATKKPKEKPPKATKKPKEKPPKATKKPKEKPPKATKKPPSGKRPPTLAPSETLEWPLPPPPSPGPEELPQEGGGPLPNNWQNPGEETRVEAREHQPEPEEETELPTLDYNDQIEREDYEDFEYIRRQKQPRPPPSRRRRPERVWPEPPEEKAPAPAPAPEERIEPPVKPLLPLLPPDYGDGYVIPNYDDMDYYFGPPPPQKPDAERQTDEEKEELKKPKKEDGRPKEETDKWAVEKGKDHKEPRKGEEVEEEWTPTEKVKCPPIGMESHRIEDNQIRASSMLRHGLGAQRGRLNMQAGATEDDYYDGAWCAEDDARTQWIEVDTRRTTRFTGVITQGRDSSIHDDFVTTFFVGFSNDSQTWVMYTNGYEEMTFHGNVDKDTPVLSELPEPVVARFIRIYPLTWNGSLCMRLEVLGCPVAPVYSYYAQNEVVATDDLDFRHHSYKDMRQLMKVVNEECPTITRTYSLGKSSRGLKIYAMEISDNPGEHELGEPEFRYTAGIHGNEVLGRELLLLLMQYLCREYRDGNPRVRSLVQDTRIHLVPSLNPDGYEVAAQMGSEFGNWALGLWTEEGFDIFEDFPDLNSVLWGAEERKWVPYRVPNNNLPIPERYLSPDATVSTEVRAIIAWMEKNPFVLGANLNGGERLVSYPYDMTRTPTQEQLLAAAMAAARGEDEDEVSEAQETPDHAIFRWLAISFASAHLTLTEPYRGGCQAQDYTGGMGIVNGAKWNPRSGTINDFSYLHTNCLELSFYLGCDKFPHESELPREWENNKEALLTFMEQVHRGIKGVVTDEQGIPIANATISVSGINHGVKTASGGDYWRILNPGEYRVTAHAEGYTPSAKTCNVDYDIGATQCNFILARSNWKRIREIMAMNGNRPIPHIDPSRPMTPQQRRLQQRRLQHRLRLRAQMRLRRLNATTTLGPHTVPSTLPPAPATTLSTTIEPWGLVPPTTAGWEESETETYTEVVTEFGTEVEPEFGTKVEPEFETQLETEFETQLEPEFETQLEPEFEEEEEEEEEEEEEIATGQAFPFTTVETYTVNFGDF